A region from the Brassica napus cultivar Da-Ae chromosome C8, Da-Ae, whole genome shotgun sequence genome encodes:
- the LOC106436927 gene encoding chaperone protein dnaJ 16-like isoform X2 → MAGHRSKSEKHLRRDPYEVLGVLRNSTDQEIKSAYRKMALKYHPDKTANDPVAADVFKELTFSYNILSDPDKRHQYDTAGFEAVEAKGQELELDLSSLGAVNTVFAALFSKLGVPMKTSVSATILEEALNGRVSVDPLLLGQIVTKKVEKQCAHFYAVTITEEEISSGLVFRVESSSKSKFKLLFFDQEADGGLSLAMQEDSRRSGKMAQEKNPETALFKSLDGFQQCEVTELKAGTHLFAVYGDNFFKSVSYTIQVHCAASFSQEKEDLRSVEAQILNKRAELAKFETEYREVLVQFTDMTSRYAQEMQSIDELLKQRNEIHSAYTTVPLVERSSSKNRLRKSLFKKAVAEAPAPIDQEEEEEEEEEEEEEEDRETRNQILVMSLRRLRRKPDGTIYV, encoded by the exons ATGGCAGGTCATAGATCCAAGTCGGAGAAGCATCTCCGGCGAGACCCTTACGAGGTTCTAGGCGTCTTAAGGAACTCTACTGATCAGGAAATTAAGAGTGCCTACCGTAAAATGGCTCTCAA GTACCATCCTGATAAGACTGCGAATGACCCTGTTGCAGCCGACGTGTTTAAAGAGCTCACCTTTTCTTACAACATCTTGTCTGATCCGGACAAACGCCACCAGTATGATACAGCTGGTTTTGAG GCTGTTGAAGCAAAAGGCCAAGAGCTGGAGCTGGATCTCTCAAGTTTAGGAGCTGTGAATACTGTCTTTGCAGCTTTGTTTAg CAAACTTGGTGTGCCCATGAAAACATCTGTATCTGCAACTATATTGGAGGAGGCTCTTAATGGCAGAGTTTCTGTTGATCCTCTTCTACTTGGACAAATTGTAACTAAAAAG GTTGAAAAGCAATGTGCACACTTTTACGCTGTCACAATAACAGAAGAGGAAATAAGTTCTGGATTGGTCTTCAGAGTAGAATCATCTAGCAAAAGCAAGTTCAAG TTACTGTTCTTTGATCAAGAAGCCGATGGAGGATTGAGCTTAGCCATGCAg GAGGATAGTAGAAGAAGTGGCAAG ATGGCTCAGGAAAAGAATCCAGAAACTGCCTTGTTTAAAAGTCTTGATGGGTTTCAGCAGTGTGAAGTTACTGAGCTAAAGGCTGGCACTCATTTATTTGCTGTCTATG GTgataattttttcaaaagtgTGAGCTACACAATCCAGGTTCATTGTGCTGCCTCTTTTTctcaagagaaggaagatctTAGATCTGTAGAAGCTCAGATCTTGAATAAAAGGGCAGAACTTGCAAAGTTTGAGACAGAGTATAGGGAAGTACTTGTGCAGTTCACGGATATGACCAGTAGATACGCTCAGGAAATGCAATCG ATTGATGAGCTTCTGAAGCAGAGAAATGAAATACATTCAGCTTATACAACGGTTCCATTGGTAGAACGGAGTTCAAGCAAGAACAGACTGAGAAAGAGCTTGTTCAAAAAGGCAGTGGCTGAGGCACCTGCACCAattgatcaagaagaagaagaagaagaagaagaagaagaagaagaagaagaagacagagaAACAAGAAACCAAATACTTGTGATGAGTCTGAGACGCTTAAGAAGAAAACCAGATGGTACAATTTACGTTTGA
- the LOC106436927 gene encoding chaperone protein dnaJ 16-like isoform X1, translating to MAGHRSKSEKHLRRDPYEVLGVLRNSTDQEIKSAYRKMALKYHPDKTANDPVAADVFKELTFSYNILSDPDKRHQYDTAGFEAVEAKGQELELDLSSLGAVNTVFAALFSKLGVPMKTSVSATILEEALNGRVSVDPLLLGQIVTKKVEKQCAHFYAVTITEEEISSGLVFRVESSSKSKFKLLFFDQEADGGLSLAMQEDSRRSGKVTCAGMYFLGFPVYSLDHTITSMAQEKNPETALFKSLDGFQQCEVTELKAGTHLFAVYGDNFFKSVSYTIQVHCAASFSQEKEDLRSVEAQILNKRAELAKFETEYREVLVQFTDMTSRYAQEMQSIDELLKQRNEIHSAYTTVPLVERSSSKNRLRKSLFKKAVAEAPAPIDQEEEEEEEEEEEEEEDRETRNQILVMSLRRLRRKPDGTIYV from the exons ATGGCAGGTCATAGATCCAAGTCGGAGAAGCATCTCCGGCGAGACCCTTACGAGGTTCTAGGCGTCTTAAGGAACTCTACTGATCAGGAAATTAAGAGTGCCTACCGTAAAATGGCTCTCAA GTACCATCCTGATAAGACTGCGAATGACCCTGTTGCAGCCGACGTGTTTAAAGAGCTCACCTTTTCTTACAACATCTTGTCTGATCCGGACAAACGCCACCAGTATGATACAGCTGGTTTTGAG GCTGTTGAAGCAAAAGGCCAAGAGCTGGAGCTGGATCTCTCAAGTTTAGGAGCTGTGAATACTGTCTTTGCAGCTTTGTTTAg CAAACTTGGTGTGCCCATGAAAACATCTGTATCTGCAACTATATTGGAGGAGGCTCTTAATGGCAGAGTTTCTGTTGATCCTCTTCTACTTGGACAAATTGTAACTAAAAAG GTTGAAAAGCAATGTGCACACTTTTACGCTGTCACAATAACAGAAGAGGAAATAAGTTCTGGATTGGTCTTCAGAGTAGAATCATCTAGCAAAAGCAAGTTCAAG TTACTGTTCTTTGATCAAGAAGCCGATGGAGGATTGAGCTTAGCCATGCAg GAGGATAGTAGAAGAAGTGGCAAGGTAACATGTGCTGGAATGTACTTCCTCGGTTTCCCTGTCTACTCTTTGGATCACACAATTACTTCG ATGGCTCAGGAAAAGAATCCAGAAACTGCCTTGTTTAAAAGTCTTGATGGGTTTCAGCAGTGTGAAGTTACTGAGCTAAAGGCTGGCACTCATTTATTTGCTGTCTATG GTgataattttttcaaaagtgTGAGCTACACAATCCAGGTTCATTGTGCTGCCTCTTTTTctcaagagaaggaagatctTAGATCTGTAGAAGCTCAGATCTTGAATAAAAGGGCAGAACTTGCAAAGTTTGAGACAGAGTATAGGGAAGTACTTGTGCAGTTCACGGATATGACCAGTAGATACGCTCAGGAAATGCAATCG ATTGATGAGCTTCTGAAGCAGAGAAATGAAATACATTCAGCTTATACAACGGTTCCATTGGTAGAACGGAGTTCAAGCAAGAACAGACTGAGAAAGAGCTTGTTCAAAAAGGCAGTGGCTGAGGCACCTGCACCAattgatcaagaagaagaagaagaagaagaagaagaagaagaagaagaagaagacagagaAACAAGAAACCAAATACTTGTGATGAGTCTGAGACGCTTAAGAAGAAAACCAGATGGTACAATTTACGTTTGA